A single Corallococcus exiguus DNA region contains:
- a CDS encoding WD40 repeat domain-containing protein has protein sequence MRPVRFAVVLALALLGACKEEAPLPAPSPDDEKPAEQVPPVSSAAPFQPCGAIGAGALAASALSPDGSVLAVATLSGQLVLYQTADGSRLQTLWELPGQQVRVVFSEDGSLLVAANQTQTRIWRYPDLTPVRTFDLPHSHRTTALALSPDGAFLATGGFDTAGSETASVRIWSVEDGSLRGSLQRSYEQIVQSLAFSPDGASLAVATHHFVFVVSAADASGHKAFPELSGGQLGWSKDGSLLASGGKVARLDTGALVKDLELSTTRDASAFSPDGLLYADALGPEVTVYRVADWSKVRTFTEPNASYVSRLSFSQDSTQLVVDLGVSAFWCNGVGQLCGPWGNEVRIHPVLDLATARTVSLGPVMRDQVVFSPDGSLLAGTGNGVMGIWRTRDLHQVATSNISSPGYLQFSSDQSRLRANNVIYDTATGKGLQAFQGQALSPDFKISAGREDDRIRLRNVITNEPVKTFEVDAYVIGFSPDGRFLAITNYDSRNRIQLLDVADGTVRHAFELDFNQGGSRLDYSPDGRWVTLTAPYDGFASTEVRGLGTAFSRSLPASFAAVFSPDSTVLATGGVEPEVRILTTTDFRLRERLVGHGTYLGGEQWPRAIVGAAFARTGQLATLGADRTVRFWCSN, from the coding sequence ATGCGTCCCGTTCGTTTCGCCGTGGTCCTCGCGCTTGCTCTCCTTGGCGCCTGCAAGGAAGAAGCGCCGCTGCCTGCCCCTTCTCCTGATGACGAGAAGCCCGCGGAGCAGGTCCCTCCGGTATCGAGCGCGGCCCCCTTCCAGCCCTGTGGCGCCATCGGGGCCGGAGCCCTCGCGGCGTCCGCGCTTTCGCCGGATGGCTCGGTGCTGGCGGTGGCCACGCTGTCGGGGCAACTGGTGCTCTACCAGACCGCGGATGGGAGCCGGCTCCAGACGCTCTGGGAGCTGCCGGGCCAGCAGGTCCGCGTGGTGTTCTCGGAGGACGGAAGCCTGTTGGTGGCGGCTAATCAGACCCAGACGCGCATCTGGCGCTATCCGGACCTGACGCCGGTCCGGACCTTCGACCTTCCTCATTCCCACCGGACGACGGCCCTGGCGCTTTCACCGGATGGCGCGTTCCTCGCCACGGGAGGCTTCGACACGGCGGGGAGCGAAACCGCCAGCGTCCGCATCTGGAGCGTCGAGGATGGGAGCCTCCGGGGCTCCTTGCAGCGGAGCTACGAGCAGATCGTCCAATCCCTGGCCTTCTCACCCGATGGTGCGTCGCTGGCCGTCGCCACGCACCATTTCGTCTTCGTCGTCAGCGCCGCGGATGCCTCGGGACACAAGGCCTTTCCCGAGCTCTCCGGCGGGCAGCTTGGCTGGTCGAAGGACGGCTCGCTCCTGGCCTCCGGTGGCAAGGTGGCGCGGCTCGATACCGGGGCCCTGGTCAAGGACCTGGAACTGTCGACCACCCGCGATGCGAGCGCCTTCTCCCCGGATGGGCTCCTCTACGCCGACGCGCTGGGCCCGGAAGTGACGGTCTACCGGGTGGCGGACTGGTCGAAGGTCCGCACCTTCACCGAGCCGAACGCGTCCTATGTCAGCCGCCTCTCCTTCAGCCAGGACAGCACCCAGCTTGTCGTCGACCTGGGCGTAAGCGCCTTCTGGTGCAACGGCGTGGGCCAGCTGTGCGGCCCCTGGGGCAACGAGGTCCGCATCCATCCGGTCCTGGACCTGGCCACGGCGCGGACGGTCTCCCTGGGGCCGGTGATGCGCGACCAGGTGGTCTTCTCTCCGGACGGCTCGCTCCTGGCGGGCACCGGGAATGGAGTGATGGGCATCTGGCGGACCCGGGATCTGCACCAGGTGGCGACCTCCAACATCTCATCCCCCGGATACCTTCAGTTCAGCTCCGACCAGAGCCGACTCCGCGCGAACAACGTCATCTACGACACAGCCACGGGCAAGGGGCTCCAGGCGTTCCAGGGCCAAGCCCTCTCACCGGACTTCAAGATCTCCGCTGGCCGTGAGGATGACCGCATCCGCCTGCGCAATGTCATCACGAACGAACCGGTCAAGACCTTCGAGGTGGACGCGTATGTGATTGGCTTCTCGCCAGACGGCCGGTTCCTCGCGATCACCAACTATGACAGCCGCAACCGCATCCAGCTGCTCGACGTCGCCGACGGGACGGTGCGCCATGCCTTTGAACTGGACTTCAATCAGGGCGGCTCGCGGCTGGACTACTCCCCTGACGGACGGTGGGTGACCCTCACGGCCCCATACGACGGCTTCGCCTCGACGGAGGTCCGTGGCCTCGGAACAGCGTTTAGCAGGTCGCTCCCGGCGAGCTTCGCCGCGGTGTTCTCGCCGGACAGCACCGTGCTCGCCACCGGAGGCGTTGAACCCGAGGTGCGAATCCTGACGACGACGGACTTCAGGCTTCGTGAGCGATTGGTGGGGCACGGGACGTATCTCGGGGGGGAGCAGTGGCCCCGGGCCATCGTCGGCGCCGCCTTCGCACGAACGGGCCAGCTCGCGACCCTGGGCGCGGACCGCACGGTCCGGTTCTGGTGCTCGAACTGA